CGGCTCACAATTCCATCGAATGGTGCACGTATCACTGTGTAAGCCAGCATTTCGTTTACCTCGTTGAGTCTGGCTTCCAGCGCTTCCAGATTGGCTTTGGCAATTTCATACATCGTTGAAATGTCATCCAGCTCCTTTGATGTTGCGCTATCTTCAGCATATAGGTTTTTTATCCTGTTATAATTGGTTTCGGTGTTTTCCATATTGGCCCTCGCCTGCACCAAATTGGCTTCGATCTGTGATTTTTGAGCCCTGATCTGATCATCCTTTATGCGAATCAGTATGTCTCCTTTTTTAACCTCGTCACCCACGGTTACGGGGACAGCCGTTACGGTTCCCATGACGATTGTACTAAGGCTGGCCTGATTGTCACTTTCAACACTGGCCGGGAAGGTGCGGTCTGAGTAGGCGAGCGACATGCCGGCAGTTTCAACATCAACCGCAACCGGCTCCTGTTCAGGCAAGGCGGCGTCATCTGTTGAGCAGCCTGAAATGAGGAAAACCATCAGAAGTGTTGTATGTACTATTCCTGCTTTGAATTTCATATCCCTGTTTATTTTGCTGATCATTGGTATTCTACGTTGTTTAAATCCTTTTCTAACAGCATCTCAAGTGCTGCAATGCTCATATTGTATTTATAAAGAGCCATTATGTTTTTCAGCCTGGCTTCGGCCAACTTTGTTTCTGCCTCAAGGAGGTCCGTGATTCTTTCCATGCCTTCATCGTATCTGTTCGACCTTATTTTTACATCCTCGGTTGATTGCGAGATAGCTTCCTCCGTCAGCAACAATTCTTTTTCCGCATGTTCCAGATTGCGATAAGCCTGACGCACGCGATTTTCTGTTTCAATTCTATGGCTCGCCCGCATGCTCACCGCTTTGTTGTAATCTGCGGTCGCTTCCATCACTTTCCCCGCATTGCGAAAACCTGAAAATATGTTCCACTTTAAATTGGCGCCGATCATGTATGAGTTCGCATTAAGGCCTGCAAAATCAGGATCGTTGTATTCATAGCTGCCAAACAGATTTATTTTGGGCAAAAAGCTATACTTAGCAGCTCTTGTCATCTTTTCAGCTGCCTTTACCCTTTCTTCAATGGCTCTCAGCTGGGCGTTATCAACTTCTATCAGGCTCAGGTCCGGTACATCAATAGCTTCTCCTGATGATATCATATCATCTGCAGGCTCTACAGGCCTGGAACCATCCATTCCAAGTAGCAGCGCCATCTCCTCACCGGCATGCTTTAACTCATTCTCCGCATTTATTTTTCTGCTCTCCATTTCCAGCTCATACACTCGTGCGGCAAGAAAGTCCTCCCTGCTTAATATTCCCTCTTCAAAATAGTTCTGAGCCTGTCTCCTGTGTTCCCCTGCCGTTTCCAGAGCGGTTTCCAAAACATCGAGCTGACGTCTATGAAGGATCAGGCTGTAATATTGATTCTGAACCTCGAAACGGATGTGCCTCATTGTTCCATCTTGCTGTTCATTTGCCGAGTTAAGCCGGTTTTTCACAGCACCCCGCTGCATGATCATATCGGGGTTGAAGATTGGCTGTTGAACTTCCAGTCTGGCACTGAAATTTTCATATGGGTCCGGATTGTTAAGGAGTGCCGGATTGAAATCCTGCTGGGATACCAATTCCTGCTTCAGCTTAAACCCGAATACATTCAGCGGGTCGTTTGTGGATATCGCATTGTATTCGAACGAAAGCGTGGGTAGAAATACGGCGTTGGTTTGACGGTACTGTGCCCGCGCCTTCATCACATCATATTCTGACTGATCAATGCTGAAATTATTCTCCATGGCGGCAGACATCGCCTCTTGCAGTGTTAAGGAAAGTGGTTCCCTGCTTTTTGCCGTTTCCTGGGATAAGAGCGTATCAGGTGTCAGTAACAGCATCACCATCAGGCCCAGGCAGACAAAGCATATGTGCTTAACATTCATGTTGGATTGATTATTTATTATTTAAAAAGTTTTATAGTGTTCTTCGGATCCGGAATTAGATAGTAATCTGCAGGAGAATCAGGATTCATATGCAACCGGTCGTTTTCCTGCAACCCACCCTGAATAGCCGTCATCAAGTTTCCAGGCTCTGTAGCCTTTTTTTCTTAAGTAAGAGACTGCTTCATCAGCCATTAAACAAAGCGGGCCCCGACAATACGCCACTATTTCACGGTCTTTCGGCATCTCACTGACTCTTTCCCTCAGAGTGCGATTCGGTATGGATACTGCACTTTTTATATGACCTTTTGTGTACTCCTTCTCCGGGCGTACATCAATGATGTATATGTCTCCTTTTTCAACCCGGCTGATCAATTCTTGATCGCTGATGGTATGCAGCTGATTTCGACGCTCTCTGTAATCGCTCAGAAGTTTCCGTATTTCACTATTCTGCATAAAACCAAGTTCTCTTAGTGAGCACCATGTATTGTAAACGTGCTGCCCTGCAAGCTCATAGTAGATGTACTTTCCTTCCCTGTTGGTAGTCACCAATCCTGAATTCTTAAGCACCTGCAAATGCTGGGATGCATTCGCAACAGGCATGTTCGTTTGTTCAGCAATGTACTCTACCGGAAAAGCCCCCTGAGCCAGCAAATCGATGATTTCCAGACGATGCGGATTACTAAGTGCTTTGGTGACACTTGCCAGCTGCTTGTACAGGTTGGTTTTCAGTTTTCGGGTGTCCATCGGCAAAACGTATTCATTCAATAATTTTGTTGAATGAAGGTAAGAAGGAGAACTGAAACATTCAATAATTTTATTGAATGATCTGCTGCTGTTATCATCTTCAGGTACTTTCCGCCAACCGAGGCCTATTCATGAAGTCCTCTGAGAGCTAAAAAGCGCTATGGCTGAGGTGTGAGGAAACTCTGAAGCATTCAACCCTGGAAAGCGATCTTAGGCAGAGAGAGGCCTGAGCCCAAAGAGACAATTTTTTGAAAGGCACATCATCCAAAAGGTTCTATGTCTCAAATCCGGGAAATAAAATTGAATCCCTGAACCGGCCAGGGATTCAATCGGTTTATTCCTGTCCTTTTAAAATAGTACAGACAGTTCAACGAAGAAGCGCCTTCCCGGCTCATACAGGGCGTTGCCTGACGGGTTAACGCCCGGATTGAACCTGCGGTTCAGGTGTTCGTAATAGGTTTTATCAAACAGGTTTCGCACGCCGCCGGTAAGGGAGATTCCACTCTGCACCAGTACACGCGTCTGAATATCTGCAAGCCAGAATCCCGGTGTTCGCGTTTCTGCAAATTCGCTGTCAAACCGGGTTTGAGGCAGCACTCTTCGCACGCTCACTTCCGGCATCACTTTACCTGCCAGGAACGCTCCACCCGTCTTAATCGACGCCTCGAACGGGGGTATTTCCGCAACTGCAGAGCCGTCGTCCGCATAGGCTGCGTAGGTGTATGAACTGCTGAAACCTGCATACCAGGCGTTTGCCAGGTCTATGTCAGCAGACAGCTCGAACCCTGTAAACCAGGCGTTGCCGCGGTTTCTGAATTCACGCACACCCGGAGCCATCATTCCTACCGGTGCCACATCCGGCAGAAACACGGCCGAGATGTAGTCGGTCATGTAGGAAGCAAACAGATTGGTTTCGAGCCGGAACCGGCCGAAGTCGGAGGTTAGAACGAAATCAGCCTGATTGTTGGCTTCCGGCTTCAGATCCGGATTACCCGCATACTCATATCCATCGCGCCCGATGGTGAGGAAGTTGATAAACCGTTCTGTAACATCGGGGCTTCTCACTCCGCGTCCGATATAAAAACCGGCTGTTGTGGTTGACGACAGCGGCCTGGTAATTCCACCGCTGATGCTCAGATTGAGATACCCGGAACTGTTATCACGGTCCTGAAACCTGGGAGCGGGCTCATCTATATCCGCCATATTATAATCGGCCCGAAGCCCGGCAGACAGCGTCCACTCGCCTGCAAAGTACTCCATACCCGAATAGAGTCCCAGATTGGAGACGTGTGCTCCCTGCCAGAGATTGTATTCCATATTCTGGCCGGCTCTCATCCCGGTTTTAAACTCCACGAAGCGTGTGCCGTCAACAAGTTGGTTATCCAGCCCGGCTGCAATGGTGAATGTACCGTTTGTAAACAGACCCCTGGCCTTCGCGTGAAAACCTGCCGACTCCGTTTCAGCAAGCGCCACTGCACTGCGGTCGGCAAATGAGCTTCGGTCGAAATTATTCATTTCATGGTCCACCAGGCTCCAGTAACCGTTCAATTTTATCTCCCGAAACACATCGGAGCGTGCGGGTGTCCATTCAAAGCCGGATTTCAGCTTGTAGGTATCATCCTGGGCCATATCCATTCCAAGTGCCGGAAAATCTGCGTCTCTGATAAACGATTGCGACCATCCTGCGCTCAGCCGGCTGTTTTCGGCAACATGAACAGATCCTTCCAGTCCATAATCAGCTGACCTGAAACCTGCCGGCACGACCGTACTGTTACCCGCCGTATAATCATCTGTCCCCGACAAACCGCCGCTTAATAGAAGGCTCCATTTTTCATCGCCTGTTCGAAGCCGCAGATCGGTTTTTCGGTGACCTGTATTTGACTCATATCCTGCCCTCAGGTCTCCGCTCATGGTGAATTCCGTCATGACCGGGGTTTCGTGGGGAACGAAATTAACCGTTCCCCCGAAGGCGGGACCGAATTCCAGGGCGTGCGGGCCGCGGTGAATTTCAACCCGTTCAATATCGCTAAGGCGAATGTGAGAGGTCGGAGGATCCATACGGTTCGGGCAGGCTGCAGCCGTAGTGGTGAGTCCATCGAGGCGGACGTTCAGCCTGCTGCCGCTGAGTCCCCGCAACACAGGGTCGATACCGAAACCGCCCCTGCGAATCCCCGATGCGTTCCCGGCTTCTCTTAAAAAAGCACCGGAATCGATGGGCAGCAGCGCCGACCCTTCCGGATCCAGTTCGTTGCCCGGAGTGCCCATTTCGCGGTGAGCAAGCACCGTTAACGGACTCATCGTGGAAGCAACAGGGTCGAGCAGAATATCGACTGAAGCATCTAGTGCATCGGCTGACAGATGAAGGGTCCCGGTTCTGAACCCGATATGGGATACACGAAGATGGATCTCCTCGCGGGCAGCGGGCAGGGTGATGGTGAAGGATCCATCTGACCCGGTGACCGTTATCCTTTGCTCTGGCATCAGAGTTACGTGAGCTCCCGCAATAGGTTCGCGGGTATCGGAAGCGCGTACGGTTCCGGAGACTTCATTTTCTGCATACAGGTTAATGAGATCCGGGCTTTCAGCACATGTATCAGACAGAGTGATATCCGGCAGCAGCATACAGAGTGCTGCCAGCACTATAAAAAATTTAAGCGTAGACATAATTCTTCCTTTTAAATTTCTGAATTAAACAGGCCGGAATTCATTCATCATGAGACCGGCGTACTTTTTTCGTAATGGAGGGTGGAATGAACTATGTACGGGGCGGGTGAAAAATATCGTTTGAAACGGCAAGCGTTTCCGGATCCATAAACGCCCTGAAATGGACCGTTTTCTGATTGTGCAGCTTCAATTGTATAAAAGCTATCAGAGCGTTTTTATCGGGTGTATTATAGAGAATGTGCTGCTGTTTACTGCTATTGGTGGTACAGCTGCAGACGGACGGGGCTTCTCTGTCTCCATGATTCTTGTTCATGGCGCAGTGGCATGGCTTCTCTCCGTTTTCGGCACCCATGGTGATGTCGCACATCTGCGCTTCTCCTTTGTGTTCCTCACCATGCATGCCCATCGAGCAGCCAATGCAGTTGCAGGTGCGTTCGGGGCGTTCATAATCTGTAAATTCATCCAGACCCGCCTCAATTACCTGGTGGATCTCCGTAAGAGACATCAGCAGAAGCGGAATGAGCAATATGGTGAACAAAATCCTCATCATTTCTCAATATAAGAGTAAAATATCTTAATTATCGACTGCCGCATCAAAGATCAGGGTATCCCCTACTGAAATATGTTTTGCATGCAGATAGCACATTTTAACTGTTTGCTGTCAACATCATCCAGAGGGAAACTTCCATTCAATGAGTGATTTTTGATTTAAAAACTTGTCCTTATGTATTTCTCGCTGAGTTTCGCGGATGAAACGCTGAGTTGCGCAGATTTATATACACAGCGTTCCCCGCGGCTCCTCTGCGTACGCTGCGGTTAAAACAGTAGTCGTTCAGCTTACAATCTTTGGAATAAGGTCCGGCTCTATTGATTTCTCGTCCCATTGGGATCCCTGCGGGGCAGAGTCTCGTCGCATAGCGATCCCTAGGGGCAGATGAATCGCGGTGTTTCG
This DNA window, taken from Rhodohalobacter mucosus, encodes the following:
- a CDS encoding efflux RND transporter periplasmic adaptor subunit, which translates into the protein MKFKAGIVHTTLLMVFLISGCSTDDAALPEQEPVAVDVETAGMSLAYSDRTFPASVESDNQASLSTIVMGTVTAVPVTVGDEVKKGDILIRIKDDQIRAQKSQIEANLVQARANMENTETNYNRIKNLYAEDSATSKELDDISTMYEIAKANLEALEARLNEVNEMLAYTVIRAPFDGIVSRKFVSEGDMAAPGHPLVAVSDPSNVKITASVAESEIGQIEEGSEVSVTISSAGLAGVPARLTAVSSAGDPMSRQYAIEAALEDEEEISRLKVGMFAEIHVSINPSEALYIPIQAVVERGQLTGIYSITDNNRAVLRWVRLGKRSGEQVEVLTGLKPGEKYVLGPTDLIRQGQALRVR
- a CDS encoding TolC family protein produces the protein MNVKHICFVCLGLMVMLLLTPDTLLSQETAKSREPLSLTLQEAMSAAMENNFSIDQSEYDVMKARAQYRQTNAVFLPTLSFEYNAISTNDPLNVFGFKLKQELVSQQDFNPALLNNPDPYENFSARLEVQQPIFNPDMIMQRGAVKNRLNSANEQQDGTMRHIRFEVQNQYYSLILHRRQLDVLETALETAGEHRRQAQNYFEEGILSREDFLAARVYELEMESRKINAENELKHAGEEMALLLGMDGSRPVEPADDMISSGEAIDVPDLSLIEVDNAQLRAIEERVKAAEKMTRAAKYSFLPKINLFGSYEYNDPDFAGLNANSYMIGANLKWNIFSGFRNAGKVMEATADYNKAVSMRASHRIETENRVRQAYRNLEHAEKELLLTEEAISQSTEDVKIRSNRYDEGMERITDLLEAETKLAEARLKNIMALYKYNMSIAALEMLLEKDLNNVEYQ
- a CDS encoding ArsR/SmtB family transcription factor, giving the protein MDTRKLKTNLYKQLASVTKALSNPHRLEIIDLLAQGAFPVEYIAEQTNMPVANASQHLQVLKNSGLVTTNREGKYIYYELAGQHVYNTWCSLRELGFMQNSEIRKLLSDYRERRNQLHTISDQELISRVEKGDIYIIDVRPEKEYTKGHIKSAVSIPNRTLRERVSEMPKDREIVAYCRGPLCLMADEAVSYLRKKGYRAWKLDDGYSGWVAGKRPVAYES
- a CDS encoding TonB-dependent receptor domain-containing protein — protein: MSTLKFFIVLAALCMLLPDITLSDTCAESPDLINLYAENEVSGTVRASDTREPIAGAHVTLMPEQRITVTGSDGSFTITLPAAREEIHLRVSHIGFRTGTLHLSADALDASVDILLDPVASTMSPLTVLAHREMGTPGNELDPEGSALLPIDSGAFLREAGNASGIRRGGFGIDPVLRGLSGSRLNVRLDGLTTTAAACPNRMDPPTSHIRLSDIERVEIHRGPHALEFGPAFGGTVNFVPHETPVMTEFTMSGDLRAGYESNTGHRKTDLRLRTGDEKWSLLLSGGLSGTDDYTAGNSTVVPAGFRSADYGLEGSVHVAENSRLSAGWSQSFIRDADFPALGMDMAQDDTYKLKSGFEWTPARSDVFREIKLNGYWSLVDHEMNNFDRSSFADRSAVALAETESAGFHAKARGLFTNGTFTIAAGLDNQLVDGTRFVEFKTGMRAGQNMEYNLWQGAHVSNLGLYSGMEYFAGEWTLSAGLRADYNMADIDEPAPRFQDRDNSSGYLNLSISGGITRPLSSTTTAGFYIGRGVRSPDVTERFINFLTIGRDGYEYAGNPDLKPEANNQADFVLTSDFGRFRLETNLFASYMTDYISAVFLPDVAPVGMMAPGVREFRNRGNAWFTGFELSADIDLANAWYAGFSSSYTYAAYADDGSAVAEIPPFEASIKTGGAFLAGKVMPEVSVRRVLPQTRFDSEFAETRTPGFWLADIQTRVLVQSGISLTGGVRNLFDKTYYEHLNRRFNPGVNPSGNALYEPGRRFFVELSVLF